A segment of the Candidatus Izimaplasma bacterium HR1 genome:
TCATTACCATACAGGACCATTGATATATAATATCCTGCACCTGATAGTAGAGCAGTATACGCTGCCCAAATTCGTAGTTCCTTTACATTTAATAAAACTATAAACGGTACAACAAAGTAAGACAATGTTGAAAACTCTACAGGCACTTTATAAGGGAAAACAATGATAATTCCTGTATTATATAGTAGGACTATTAGTAGTTGAATTTTAAGGAACAAATCTACTATTTTCTCAGATTTCTTTAACATTACTACTATGTAGATAATCCACAGTAATAAACATATAGTTGAAATAAGATTTAAGTGGTTCATAATGCATCCCCCTTTGCTGTTTTGATGTATGCAATATCATATACTATCTTAACATAAAAATAAGGAAATGCTATTTAAATTTGCTAAGTTTGGTTATTTCCTTGTGTTATAATATATATGGAAAGCAGGTGCTAATATGATTTGTAAAACTCACATAATAGATGTTAGAAGTGATAATGAAGATGAGATGATAAACATAACAAGTAGAGTTTCTAGACTAATTCAAGATTCGGGTGTTACCGAGGGAGAAGTTATTTTGTTTGTACCACATACAACTGCAGCAATTACTATAAATGAGAATGCTGATCCAGATGTTAAGGATGACATGTTATTAGGCCTTAGAAGAACTTTTCCAAGAGATAAAGATTATATCCATAACGAAGGAAACTCGCACGCACATATTAAATCTAGTGTTATTGGTGTTGAAAAAACAATACTGATATCAAAACGAGAAATGATTCTAGGGATTTGGCAGGCAATTTACTTTATGGAATTTGATGGACCTAGAAATCGTAAACTAGTAGTTAGAATCAGTGGAAAGTAAAATATGATAAATTTGCTAGTATTACAAAAAAAAGGACTCAATAATTGAGTCCTTTATTCTTTGGCATGTATTTCTTTAATGAGTAACTCTGTACCCATTAATATATCCCATTTGGTATGTCCACATAAGGGACATATATTGTCATTTTGAACTAAGTTGAAACTCAAACCACATTCCTTGCATTTTCCAATACCTGGTTCTATTTGAATTATTAGTTTTGTTTTGCTTAGAGATGTGTTTTCTATAGCCATTGGATATACATCTTCAATATATCTAGGAACAACTCCGCTTAGTTCTCCAATTTGGAGAACTAATGCTTCAATGTCTTCAATACTATTACTTATTTTGTATTCTTCAACTTGCTTTACTATTTCTAAAACTATACCTAATTCATGCATATTAACCTCTTACTTTAAACTTCTTACCAATATTTTTGAAGAAGATTCTTGCTTTTCTTTTTAGAGCAGCTTTTATAATTATTGGTTTTAGATCTGGGAAATCTACACCATATCCCTCATGAACTTTTTCTAGTTTAATAGCATCAAATTTACATCTTGTTGTACAAGCTCCACAACCAACACATAGGAATTCATCAACTATTGTAACACCACAACTTAAACATCTTGATGTTTCAATTTTTATTTGCTCTTCAGTTAGAACACCACGAGGATCATCAAATGAACCTTTTAAGTTTTTGATATGATCTACTTTAGATACTTGTCTTTGAGTTAAGTCGTAACCTTTGTATTCTACATTGTTTTTATCTAGGGCTTTATAATAGTTACGTTTACGGCCATAAGTTAAGCTTTGGCCTTTGTTTACATATCTATGAATACTGATAGCTGCCTCTTTACCCAAGGCAATCGCATCAATTGCATATTTAGGTCCAGTCACAACATCTCCACCAGCAAAGATATTTTTTTCACTAGACTGCAAAGTTAGTGAATCCACTTTGATAGTATTGTTTGTGTTTAATTCTATGTTTAATCCTGTTAGTAGTTTATTGAAATCAATTTGTTGTCCTACAGCTGTTAAGATAAAATCAGCATCTATTGTCATAGAATCTGTTTCATCAAACTTTGGATTAAATCTACCCGATTCATCTTGGACACTTAAGCATTTGTGGAAGACAACTTGAGTAACTTTTCCATCTTTAACAATAAATTCTTTTGGACCATAACTGTTGTTGATAGAAATATTTTCTTCTAGTGCTTCATGAACTTCATCCTGTAATGCAGGCATGTTGTCTCTGTCCTCTAAACAGAACATTTGAACGTTTCTGCCACCTTTACGTACTGCAGTTCTAGCAACATCAATTGCAACATTTCCACCACCGATAATAACAATGTTTCCATGAACATCTTCTTGATTATCTAAGGCTACATTTCTTAAGAAGTCAACACCAGTAATGACATTAGTTTTATCTTCGTTTTTAATTCCTAATGCTCTACCTTTTTGTGCACCAATAGCAATATAGAAAGCATCAAATCCATTATTTTTCATTTCTTCTACTGTAATATCAGTACCAACTTCAACACCTAAATTGAACTTAACACCCATTTCACCTAGAATAGCGATTTCAGCATTTATAACATTTTTCTCTAATCTAAAGTTAGGAATACCAAATGTTAACATTCCACCTAGTGCTTTTTCTTTTTCGAAGACAGTTACTTTGTATCCTTCTATTGCTAAGTAGTAAGCACAACTTAGTCCTGATGGACCACCACCGATGATTGCGATGTTTTTATCGTAGGCATGCTTTATATTAGGGATAAAACGATTCTCTTCATTTAAGTCTTGCTCAGCAATAAATTTTTTGATTTCATCAATTGCAACAGCTTCATCTAAATCACCACGAGTACATGCACTTTCACATAATGCAGGACAAACTCTTCCGCAAACAGCAGGGAATGGATTGTCTTTTTTTATAAGTTCTAATGCTTCGTGGTATCTACCTTGAGATGCAAGTTTAATATAAGCAGGAATACTTATATGTGATGGACATTCTGTCTTACAAGGAGAAGTACCACTTTCAAGTGTTTCTTTTCTATTATCTCTATAATCAGGATTCCAGTGTTCTTCACCCCACTCCATATCTTGAGGAAATTCAGTTCTAACAGGAATTTCTATTTCATTTTTTACACATAGTTTTTGACCTAGTTTTATGGCATTAGTTGGACAAACATCAATACATTCACCGCAACCAGTACATAAGTCTTTATCTACTTTAGAAACATAGTTTGATCTAACCATATCAGGGTTTAGATACATACTAGCTGCTCTTAATGCATAACATGAACAACCACAACAGTTACAAATTGCATGGGTATGTCCATCTCCTTCAGTATTAGGAATTTGATGCATAAGACCATCTTTTTCAGCTCTATCTAAAATATCGTATGCTTCTTCTTTTGTGATTTCTTTACCTCTACCTGTACGAATGTAATATTCAGCAGCATCATCTAGTTGAATACACATGTCTTCTTTTAAATGTCCGCAACCTTCACCGTTTTCTTCTCGAGAAGTACGACAACTACAATCAGAAACACTAAATAAAGATGCGCTTTCTACATATGTAGATATTTCTTCACTTGGTACTGTTTTGGTATTTCCATCAACTGCACTTTGAATTGGAATAACTCTCATTACCCCAGTACCAATTGGAAAGTTACCTGCAGCAACAGGGTTTCTTAAATGTCCATAATCATCAAATGCTTTTGCTATTTGAGGATATTTTTGAACATTTTCTTTATTATTAACAACCATTTCGAAGATTCCAGGTACCCATGTTTCGTACCAAAACGTATTAATTTCACCTTCACGTTTAATATTGGCAGCTCCAGCGATACATAAATCCCATAATAACTTTTTAGTTGTATCAAAATCTTTACCAGCTTTATTAGCTATTTGCTCGATTGTTTGGTGATCACGATATTTTAAACATAAGGCTACTTCAGCCATTTCTTCAGTTACAACTTTTTCTAATAGTAAGAACCTTGGATCATCATACCCAATACCCTTCTTAGACTTCATTTTTGTACCAGATACCATATTGATAAATTCTAGTAGTTTAACTTGTGCCATGTTTATGTTCTCCATCCCATAATTTCGTTTTTGATATATTTAATCCATGCATCCATACCCTCACCTGTTTTGGCTGAAAGTGGGAAGATGTTAATTTCTGGATTTAAGCTTTTAGCGTATTCGGTAACTTTTTCAAAATCAAAATCAAATAAACTTACTGTATCAACTTTACTAATTATCAAAGCATCTACTTTGGTAAACATTTTTGGGTATTTCAATGGTTTGTCATGTCCTTCTGGGACACTTAAAATCATTACATTCTTTGCTTGTCCTAAATCATAACTTGCAGGACAAATAAGATTTCCTATGTTTTCCAATATAACAAAGTCTAAATCTTCATAATCTAGTGCTTCTAAGCCTTCAGAGGTCATTCCTGCGTCGATATGACACATTCCACCACTATGAAGTTGCATTACTCTAGCACCACTTTTTTGAACGGTTATAGCATCAACGTCACTATCAATATCAGCTTCGATAACACCAATATTTAATTCTTCTTTTAGCAGGTTAATTGTACTAACAACAAATGTTGTTTTACCACTACCAGGACTACTCATTAAGTTAATCATAAATGTTTGGTTACTTTTTAATTCATTTCGAAGAACTTCTGCTTTAGCATCGTTATTTGCATAGACTCTTTTTTGAATTTCAATAATTTTTATACTCATTAATATGCTCCTTTAATAACCATATGCTTCAGCTGAATGTTTTATTACATAAGGTTTGTTCATTAATTTAAGTGCCCAGTAGATTAAGTATCCCCCATGTAATATAAGGTTAACTAGTCCCCAATAATAAAGGACTGATTCATTAAACCATAATGTTGAATCCATTAAAGGTGTAAAGATATCGTAACTTGCTCTAATTAGGATATGAATAGCTAATGTGTAAATACGACCCATTAACCATA
Coding sequences within it:
- the gltD_1 gene encoding Glutamate synthase [NADPH] small chain; protein product: MAQVKLLEFINMVSGTKMKSKKGIGYDDPRFLLLEKVVTEEMAEVALCLKYRDHQTIEQIANKAGKDFDTTKKLLWDLCIAGAANIKREGEINTFWYETWVPGIFEMVVNNKENVQKYPQIAKAFDDYGHLRNPVAAGNFPIGTGVMRVIPIQSAVDGNTKTVPSEEISTYVESASLFSVSDCSCRTSREENGEGCGHLKEDMCIQLDDAAEYYIRTGRGKEITKEEAYDILDRAEKDGLMHQIPNTEGDGHTHAICNCCGCSCYALRAASMYLNPDMVRSNYVSKVDKDLCTGCGECIDVCPTNAIKLGQKLCVKNEIEIPVRTEFPQDMEWGEEHWNPDYRDNRKETLESGTSPCKTECPSHISIPAYIKLASQGRYHEALELIKKDNPFPAVCGRVCPALCESACTRGDLDEAVAIDEIKKFIAEQDLNEENRFIPNIKHAYDKNIAIIGGGPSGLSCAYYLAIEGYKVTVFEKEKALGGMLTFGIPNFRLEKNVINAEIAILGEMGVKFNLGVEVGTDITVEEMKNNGFDAFYIAIGAQKGRALGIKNEDKTNVITGVDFLRNVALDNQEDVHGNIVIIGGGNVAIDVARTAVRKGGRNVQMFCLEDRDNMPALQDEVHEALEENISINNSYGPKEFIVKDGKVTQVVFHKCLSVQDESGRFNPKFDETDSMTIDADFILTAVGQQIDFNKLLTGLNIELNTNNTIKVDSLTLQSSEKNIFAGGDVVTGPKYAIDAIALGKEAAISIHRYVNKGQSLTYGRKRNYYKALDKNNVEYKGYDLTQRQVSKVDHIKNLKGSFDDPRGVLTEEQIKIETSRCLSCGVTIVDEFLCVGCGACTTRCKFDAIKLEKVHEGYGVDFPDLKPIIIKAALKRKARIFFKNIGKKFKVRG
- the hypB gene encoding Hydrogenase isoenzymes nickel incorporation protein HypB — protein: MSIKIIEIQKRVYANNDAKAEVLRNELKSNQTFMINLMSSPGSGKTTFVVSTINLLKEELNIGVIEADIDSDVDAITVQKSGARVMQLHSGGMCHIDAGMTSEGLEALDYEDLDFVILENIGNLICPASYDLGQAKNVMILSVPEGHDKPLKYPKMFTKVDALIISKVDTVSLFDFDFEKVTEYAKSLNPEINIFPLSAKTGEGMDAWIKYIKNEIMGWRT
- the hypA gene encoding hydrogenase nickel incorporation protein HypA, with the protein product MHELGIVLEIVKQVEEYKISNSIEDIEALVLQIGELSGVVPRYIEDVYPMAIENTSLSKTKLIIQIEPGIGKCKECGLSFNLVQNDNICPLCGHTKWDILMGTELLIKEIHAKE